The sequence GAGGGCGCGGAGTATCTCGCCTTCACGTGGAAGGGCATGACGCCGGCGCAGCGCGAGGCTTTCGTACAGTCCGCGGCATTGGAGGTGGCCCGGCGGGCGTATCTGATGAAAGCGCTGAGCCTGCCCTTCGACCCCAGTGACTTCAATCAGGTGCTGGATTACACGCGCAACTCCACCTACTCGCTCTTCAGTGGCATGGAGGCCGCGTATGCCTCGGACGATCCCGCACAGATCGCGGACTTGTGGGGCAGGGTGTCTGGGAATGCCGGCATGGAGGTGATCACGATGGCGCTGCCGAGCCCGAAGCTGAACCAGTATGCGAAGGCGCAGGAGCTGTCGAACCTGGTGGAAAACTCCAGCATCAGCAAGGTGCTGAATGACCAGGAGACGCTGCTCCGCACGCTGAAGCCGGGCAAGGTGGATGCGGACATCACCCTGCGCGCCTGGGGGCTGACAGGGGATTATCTGAAGGACATCCAGGAGATCTTCCGCCGCTTTGGCATCAAGGGCTACATGCGCGAACGCACGCCGGAGTCGCACACGCTCATCGATGTGCTGGGCGAGGCGGTGTGGAAGCCCGAGGCGATGAAGCCGAAGGGCATCTCCGACGTGGACATGCTGCTGCTGGGCGATGACATGCCGACCATCCGCGGGAAGTCGCCGGAGAATCGCGCGCTCGATCCCGTGGGCATCACGGCGATCTTCATGCCGGACCCGGACGATGTGATCCGGGCGAACCTGGCGGCCAAGGGCCACTCGGAGGCGGTGATCGAGGTGGCCCTGCGACGCGCGGCCAGCCGTCGCAAGGAGTTCGACAAGCACTACCCGAACTTCAAGCAATGGTCGAAGCCGGTGAGCAGCGGCGGCGGCCTGCCGATGAAGAAGAACTACAAGGACAACGGCGTGCCGAATCCGGGCTCCGAGAAGGGTCCGAACCGGCCCTTCCGCTACGATGTGATCGAGCGCCCGGGCAAGCCGCCCGTGCTGATCCCGAAGATGATGAACTCCGATCTCACCGAGTTCAAATTCATCTCGGGCGATATCGACTGGATTCACTTCACCTTCCTCGATGGCACCCCCATCGACCCGGTCACGGCGGCCAGGCTCTACGACACGATGAGCCGCTGGGTCGGGCTGCAGCACCCGGAGACCATCAGTTGGATCGACGATCTCGGGCAGAGCATCTTCGTGGACAAGGCCGACCAGCTCGTGGACTACCTGCGCGGGGAAAAGGCCCTGCTGGAGGTCTCCGGAACTACTACAAATGCCGTACATATCAGCATGGGTCTATCCCGCTTCGCGAGGAAGGGGCGGACGCACCTGATCCACTTCGACGGTGGCATGAAGTCGCGCGTGCGTGCGGCGCAGGCGGACATCGAGGACGCCTTCGCCTATTTCCAGGCCAAGTGGCCGGACCGCAGGATCTTCATGCCTTTCCTCTGGAACCACGATGGGGAGGAACCGGACGGGACCATTGGAGGGAATCCGAACTGGAACTACAGCACGAATGAATCCGGCGGGTCCCCACTGCTGGTGCGCGGCGGCGACGGGGAAAACGTGGAGGTCTTCAATGGCACCACCTGGGTTCCGCGCCCGGTGAGTTCGCTGCCGCCGGTGATCAAGCTCGCGCCGACCTCGGCTTTCAGCAGCGAGACCGCCGCGGGGGCTATCTCGGCGGTGCCGCAGGACCCGCTGGCGATATGGCCGGATCAAATGGGCGGCCGCATCCAGCAGTGGTTCGCACCGGGGCAGGTGGTCGTCATCGAGCCCGGCACCATCTATCAGGAAGTCCGCCGCATCGTCTCCGTGAATCCGCTTGTCTTCGACAGCCCGCTCGACCTGCCGCACGCGGAGGACGCGATGATCTCCTATCTCTCGCCGACGCTCTACGCAGCGGTGGACCCGGTGGACCGGCCAGTTGCGCTGGGGATCACGCCATACGGAACGACAGGCGAGCTGATCGCGGACTTCATGGTGCCCTACGGCGGCAGCGCGATCCTTGAGGAAAGCGGCACGCTGGCCGGCTCATGGTCCGCCATTCCGCTGCCGATGATCCGCGGCGGGCAGGTGCAGGCTGGCAGGGTCAGCGTGACGTACCCCGGCGAGGTGATCTCGGTGGTGCTGCCGACGCGTGCTCCGGCTCCGCAGCGGCGGTTTGTCAGGGCTAGGGAGCCTTGAGCGTGGCCTGTGCCGGGCTGGCGGCAGGATGCCGCAGCCACGGTGGGTGTCACTTCGCGAGCATGCCGCGGAGGAGGCGGAAGCCGTCATCGACCAGCTCGGACGGGGGCACGCCCATCATGACGCGGAGGAATTCCGCCTTGCGCGTGGAGATGGAGAGCAGGCCGTGCGTGAAGGTCCAGACGACCAGCGCGGTCCTCCGCAGGTCCACGCCGGGGAGCTGGATGGAGCCGTCGGCGATGCCGAGCGCGAGGGCCTGGCCGAGCATCTCGAAGGCCGGGTGGGAGAAAGCGGGTGCGCCCTTGCCCGATCCATCGCCCGCGGGCTCGTGGTCCTGCTCGGAGTGAAACTTGAAATACACCGGATGCTCGCGGGCAAACTGGTAGTAGGCGCGGCCGATGAGCTCGATGCGGTCGAGCCCGCTGTCCGCCCCGGCGAGCGCGTTTGAGAAGAGATCCCGCAGCACCGTGGCACCGCGACGGCTGATCGCGTGGAAGAGATCGGCCTTCGTCGGGAAGTAAACGTAGATGAGCGAGCGGCTCAGGCCGGTGAGCTTCGCGATCTCGCCGAAGTTCGTCGTGTCCCAGCCGACCTTCGCGATCACGGCCTCCGCGGCGTCGATGATTGCTTCGCGGCGGGCCTCCTTTTCCGCCTCGCGGCGCTGCTGCTGGGCGACTCCGGAGGGGGAGGGGGGACGGGGTGGCTTCTGCGACTTGTGACGGGAGGGCATCGGTCTCGGTTCGGGAAACTTTCGGGGGAAAGGGGGGCGCGGCAAGAAAAAGGCGGCTCCCGGGAAATCGAATTGACACTTTGTCAGTGAGAATGAATCTCAATAGTGCCGCGCGGGCCGAGACCTGTCCACTTCGATCCGCGAAATCACGGCCACCCCGGAGAACCACCCCGCCCCGCCACTTCCCGACCATCCCCTATGATCACATCCCGAAACTTCCGCCTCGCCTGCTGCCTCACGATCGCCGCCGCGGCCATCCCCACCGCCCACGCCGCCGTGAACTACGTCAGCCTCGGTGGCCCGGCGACCGGCGGCCTCGCCCTCGCGAACTACAAGAACTCGACCACGCAGGACGGCATCGAGAACAAGACCGGCGGCAACGGCCTGGCGCAGTATCCGAACTTCCAGATCCCCACGGGCTACACGAATGCGGGACGATGGACGGCGATCGTCACCTCGCCGCAGTCCACCTCGACGAACTACGCGACGAAGTTCAGCAATGCCTTCTACGGAGGCTCGCCGATCACGGTGCACAACCAGACCGTGACCGATGCGGACCACTCGACGATGAGCGCGGGCCTCATCGGCTACGACACCTCGGCACTGACCGGATTTGGCACGGAGACCATCCCGCTGAGCGGGCTGACCATCAATTTCGACACCTACCAGTGGGACGGCTACACCGCTTCCGGGTGGAACACGGGCGTGGGCAACGTGAACATCTCGCCCTTCTCGACCGTCCACACGATCTACAATGAAGGCGGCGGCGCGGGAAATGCGGCAGGCTTCTACAATATCTCGCTCACGAATGCGACGGGTACCGGCCTGACCTTCGTGGATGGCCAGCTCACCTCGATGGACATCTCGGGCACGCTGAACGTGCTCATGCAGATCGGGAATTTCCCCGGCTTCGGCTCGGCGACCTTCACCGGCACCTTCTCGACGAGCGGGCTGAACTACGCGTTCGACGTGAAGGACACGGAGACCGTCGCGGTCTTCACCGGCATCAACATGATCATGGACCGCGCGGGCACCGCCTTCGTGATTCCGGAGCCCTCGTCCCTGCTGCTCGGCGCGCTGGGCCTGCTCGCCGCCGTCCGCCGCCGCCGCTGAAGGCTGCCCTTCCCCGCTGACCTCGCATTACTGGCCCCCTTTGTTTTCTCCGTGAAGCATCTCCTGATCGTGCCGCCGCTTGCCGCGGCCATCCTCTCGCCTGCCGCCCTCCGCGCCGATGAAGTCATCGACGGCGGTGAGGTCATCACCGTGCCCGGTTCCCACGCCACGCCGTGGCCGGTGACGGGCAATCTCCATGTGGGCAGCACCGGCGCGGGCACACTGGGCATCGGTGCCGGTGGCCAGGTCACCAGCCGGAATGGCTTCATCGGTCACTCGGCGGGGTCGGTGGGAAATGTGGGCGTCTCGGGCACGGACGCGCTGTGGCGGCTGACGCCGCCTTCCGGGACGATCGGCACGGACGGTCTCTATGTCGGCTACTCGGGGCAGGGCACGCTCGCGATCTCCGGCGGTGGCCGGGTGGAGATCCTGAATTCATCCGCGCACATCGGCTACAATGTCGCAGACGATGCAGCCGCGAAGGGCGAGGTGACCGTCACCGGAGCAGGATCGTCCTTCCACGCCGCGGCGCTCCTCACGGTGGGACGCATCGGGAATGGCAGCCTGACGATCTCGAATGGCGGGACGGTCACGAGCCAGACAGGCATCGTCGGCCAGCAGACGAGCGGCACCGGCTCGCTGCTGGTGACCGGCGCGGGGTCGAACTGGACCACGAGCACGATTTCCGTCGGCACGGAGGGGAGCAGCGTGCGGATCGCGGACAAGGGTAAGATCGACCTCACCGGCACCTATGTGCAGCTCGCGGGCAGCACCGTGGTCACCGGGGAGGGCAGTCTCCTGAAGGCGAACAACCTCCGCGTGAGCACCGGCTTCGTGCTGGAAAACGGCGCACGCATCGAGAGCCAGGCCGCGAGTCACGTGGGCTACGAGTCCGGGGCGGCCGCGGACCTGACCATCACTGGAGCGGGTTCCGAGTGGTCCAGCGTTTCGAGCATCACCGTCAGCCGGACCGGCGCGGGTGCCGATAGCTCGCTGACGGTGACCGATGGAGGTGCCGTCACGGTCGACGGGGGCACCGGCAGTATCATCCTGTCCGCCGGGAACAATACCACCGGCACGCTGAACATCGGCAACGGCGGCGCGGCGGGCATCGTGAACGCCGCGACCATCAGCGGTGCGACGTCTTCGCTCCGCACGGGCAAGGTGAACTTCAACCACACCGGCACCACCACCCTCTCCGCCAGCATCACCGGCAACAACATGAGCGTGACGACCTCCGGGCCGGGCACCTCCATCCTCACCGGCGACAGCACCTACCGCGGAGCCACCACGGTGGGCAATGGCAAGCTCGTCAACAACGGCTCGCTCGGCAACACCACCATCACCGTGATGGACAATGCCATCTATGGCGGCAGCGGCACGCACACCGGTGCGACCGTCATCGAGAGCGGCGGCACCTTCGCGCCGGGAGCCAGCATCGGCATCATGAATACGGGATCGCTGCACCTCATCGGCGGCGCGATCTACGAGTGGGAACTCGGCGATGCCACGGGCGCTGCAGGCACCGGCTGGGATACGGTGGAAGTCACGGGCGCGATGTCCTTTGCCTCGACCGAGGCGAATCCTTTCACGCTCACGCTGGAGAAGGCGGGAGCACTCACGAACTTCGATCCGCTGCAGAGCTATCAGTTCGTCATCGCGAATGCGGTCGGTGGCATCACCGGCTTCAACGAGGAGTTCGTGACGATCGACGCGAGCGCGATCCCCGAGTCGGGCACGGGTGCGTGGGCGCTCGGGCAGAGCGGGAATTCGCTGATCCTTTCCTACTCCGCGGTGCCGGAGCCATCGGCCGCCTTGCTCGGTGCGCTGGGCTTGCTCGCAGCCGTCCGCCGCCGCCGCGCCTGCTGAAAATCTTCACGCCACCCACGGAGGTCCGGACCCCGTCCGGCTGCCTCCCTGCCCGGCGTGGATCACTGGAAACACAAGTAAGACAAAACCAAACAAATGAATATCAGATCGATGCTTCATGCTCCGGCCCTTGCCGGTATCGTTTTTTGTTCGAGTTCGTTTCTGCTCCACGCCGGGACCATCCCGCTGACATCGACCATGGACGACCGCAGCGTCCTGGCGGAGGACTTCGCGACCGGCGGCTTCAGCCGGATCAACGGTGGCACGGGTGCTCCCGGCGACCGCGACGGCCTCTTCACCTGGAGCGGCTACACCGATCCTTCCAGCGTCACCATTCAGTCGACCAGCAGCCTGCTCGATGGCTATGCCGTGGGCACGGGCTGGGACCTCTTCCCGTATGAGACGGAGTTCCTGATCGGCAGCATCACGTATGACGATACGCTGGTGGACAACGTGGGAGTGGACGTGGTGCCGATCACGTCGATCGACCTCGGCGACCTGTGGGCACCCGGCTCCAGCACCACGGACATCTCCGATACCGCGCTGGACTTGTGGTTCTTCGACGGGCCGGTGTCGTTCTCCTTCGGCGCGCTGGATGCGAATGACACGGTGACCTTCACGAATGGAGTGCTCACTTCCATCAATCTCTCCATCACCGCGTCCTTCTCGGCATCGGTGTATGGGAACACGCCGACGTGGAACGGCACCTTCTCGATCTCCGGCGACGATGTCGCGCTGAGCATCGATGACACCGAGACCGTGAGCTACGGCATCTTCGCCGGTACGTCGCGCTTCATCGCGGATGTCTTCGGCACCGCGGACGAGGTGGGCGTTTACACCGACTGACCGCATTTCCCCCACCATCACCAGGGAGGGGCGACACGCGTGTCGCCCCTCCCGCTCCTCTTTCTCCATCCATCGCGCCCCCATGAAACCAAGCCTCCTTTTCTCCCCCCGCACGGATCTTCCGGCCATCCTGGTAGTCGGTCTCGCGGGGCTGCCGTCCATCACTTTCGCCGTCGATGAGGTCATCGACGGCTCGGCCATCGGTGTCCCGGGTGATCATGCCTCTCCCTGGGACATCGATGGCAAGCTCACCATCGGCGACACAGGCACGGGCACGCTGACCATCGGTCCCGGCGGCCAGGTCACCAGCATCACCGGCAGGCTGGGGAATGCGGCAGGCTCCACGGGAAATGCCACTGTCTCCGGCGCGGGCGCGTATTGGCACCTCACCGACGCGGCGAATGCGGTGGGGGAACACGGGCTCGTCGTTGGCAGGGCCGGCACGGGCACGCTCGCGATCTCGGGTGGCGGCGTGGTGGACTCGGACGGTTGGGTTTACATCGGCGGCTACAATGGCGGCACGGCAGCCACCACCGGCGCGGGCACCGTCACGGTGTCGGGTGCGGGGTCGCGGCTGGAGGCCGGGCTAGCCATCATTCTCGCAAGCAACGTGGGAAACACCGCCAGCCTGACCGTCTCGGAAGGCGGAGCGGTGAAGAGCTACCAGGGGCGACTGCAAAATGGCAGCACGGTCATGCTCACCGGCACGGGCACCCGGTGGGATCTCGACATCGGCATCAATGTGGTGGGCGCGGGCAGCCTCGCCACGGTGAAGGACGGCGCGATCCTGTCCTCCGGGGTCGGCTTGTCTTCAAACACGGGCGGCACCTTCGCGGTGAAGGCGGGTGGCACGGCGACCTTTGCCGGG comes from Luteolibacter flavescens and encodes:
- a CDS encoding beta strand repeat-containing protein, producing the protein MKHLLIVPPLAAAILSPAALRADEVIDGGEVITVPGSHATPWPVTGNLHVGSTGAGTLGIGAGGQVTSRNGFIGHSAGSVGNVGVSGTDALWRLTPPSGTIGTDGLYVGYSGQGTLAISGGGRVEILNSSAHIGYNVADDAAAKGEVTVTGAGSSFHAAALLTVGRIGNGSLTISNGGTVTSQTGIVGQQTSGTGSLLVTGAGSNWTTSTISVGTEGSSVRIADKGKIDLTGTYVQLAGSTVVTGEGSLLKANNLRVSTGFVLENGARIESQAASHVGYESGAAADLTITGAGSEWSSVSSITVSRTGAGADSSLTVTDGGAVTVDGGTGSIILSAGNNTTGTLNIGNGGAAGIVNAATISGATSSLRTGKVNFNHTGTTTLSASITGNNMSVTTSGPGTSILTGDSTYRGATTVGNGKLVNNGSLGNTTITVMDNAIYGGSGTHTGATVIESGGTFAPGASIGIMNTGSLHLIGGAIYEWELGDATGAAGTGWDTVEVTGAMSFASTEANPFTLTLEKAGALTNFDPLQSYQFVIANAVGGITGFNEEFVTIDASAIPESGTGAWALGQSGNSLILSYSAVPEPSAALLGALGLLAAVRRRRAC
- a CDS encoding TetR/AcrR family transcriptional regulator, which encodes MPSRHKSQKPPRPPSPSGVAQQQRREAEKEARREAIIDAAEAVIAKVGWDTTNFGEIAKLTGLSRSLIYVYFPTKADLFHAISRRGATVLRDLFSNALAGADSGLDRIELIGRAYYQFAREHPVYFKFHSEQDHEPAGDGSGKGAPAFSHPAFEMLGQALALGIADGSIQLPGVDLRRTALVVWTFTHGLLSISTRKAEFLRVMMGVPPSELVDDGFRLLRGMLAK
- a CDS encoding PEP-CTERM sorting domain-containing protein; translation: MITSRNFRLACCLTIAAAAIPTAHAAVNYVSLGGPATGGLALANYKNSTTQDGIENKTGGNGLAQYPNFQIPTGYTNAGRWTAIVTSPQSTSTNYATKFSNAFYGGSPITVHNQTVTDADHSTMSAGLIGYDTSALTGFGTETIPLSGLTINFDTYQWDGYTASGWNTGVGNVNISPFSTVHTIYNEGGGAGNAAGFYNISLTNATGTGLTFVDGQLTSMDISGTLNVLMQIGNFPGFGSATFTGTFSTSGLNYAFDVKDTETVAVFTGINMIMDRAGTAFVIPEPSSLLLGALGLLAAVRRRR